A region of Dioscorea cayenensis subsp. rotundata cultivar TDr96_F1 chromosome 5, TDr96_F1_v2_PseudoChromosome.rev07_lg8_w22 25.fasta, whole genome shotgun sequence DNA encodes the following proteins:
- the LOC120261446 gene encoding zinc finger BED domain-containing protein RICESLEEPER 2-like isoform X1, with translation MLALNEVVEQLMEEGVSEDVDPVASKRPRKSRSRVWNDFKKVYVGNKVKAAICNHCKSQLTAGSNGGTSHLARHLRKCPRRILLNEKPPSLPCARPAAGKASSLKDWTFDQEISRSKLARMVVLHEYPFSIVEHEGLNDFLSSLNPMFKMITPSVVKEDCLAMFEKEKKSMREKFISSCQRVALTSNMWSSKQGLEYLSLTAHFIDDEWKLQKRVLMFSMVESPRNAMAVANVILKGVREWNLDGRISNITLDDGPMNDALVTDLKENLLLRNSLLLNGKLFHVRCAAHVLNFIVQDGLKEIHAVIYNVRESIKYLKSCPSRKQKFQELVREVGISYARGLCLDVASRWNSTYYMLERAVQFKKAFTSLALIDSGYKFAPSIDDWRRAEIVCKLLRTFYNAIKVVTGFHSPTSNLSFHEMWKVRTILHQEVSNEDHFIGTMARDMQKRFDKYWKVSYLHLAIPVILDPQFKMKYVEYRFTQAFGNEAHKYVGEVYNAMLALFGEYHMRSNSQLITREMHTSIAREAVGTSRDIDSLLDWDQHISQQNSIPRDVVGTSRDDIDALSDWDQHVSQQTNYQIVTELDRYLEDGIFPRKNDFDILNWWMVSETKYPTLARIARDVLATPAATVASELVFSSGGRFLNDFRSSLSCETAEALICTQDWLRAGKTTGMGTINDLEDDLSNLEL, from the exons ATGTTGGCTTTGAATGAGGTCGTGGAGCAGCTAATGGAGGAAGGTGTGTCTGAGGATGTTGATCCGGTTGCTAGCAAACGGCCGAGGAAATCGAGGTCTAGGGTTTGGAATGATTTCAAGAAGGTGTATGTTGGGAATAAAGTCAAAGCTGCGATTTGCAACCATTGCAAGTCTCAGCTCACGGCAGGCAGTAATGGTGGCACAAGCCACTTAGCAAGGCACCTCAGGAAATGCCCTAGACGTATCTTGTTGAATGAGAAGCCTCCGTCTTTGCCGTGTGCTCGGCCGGCAGCTGGGAAGGCGAGTAGTTTGAAAGATTGGACCTTTGATCAGGAGATTAGTAGGAGCAAATTGGCTAGGATGGTAGTTTTGCATGAGTATCCATTCAGCATTGTGGAACATGAGggattgaatgatttcttgtCGAGTCTTAATCCCATGTTCAAGATGATAACTCCGAGCGTCGTGAAAGAGGATTGCTTGGCCATGtttgagaaggagaagaagagcatGAGGGAGAAGTTCATTTCTTCGTGTCAACGGGTTGCGCTTACCTCCAACATGTGGAGCTCCAAGCAAGGGTTGGAGTATCTTTCTCTTACAGCGCACTTCATAGATGATGAGTGGAAGCTACAGAAGCGGGTTCTCATGTTCTCCATGGTGGAATCTCCTCGGAATGCCATGGCGGTGGCGAATGTTATCTTGAAAGGTGTTAGAGAGTGGAATCTTGATGGTCGGATTTCAAACATTACACTGGATGATGGCCCCATGAATGATGCACTTGTTACTGATTTAAAGGAGAACCTTTTGCTTAGAAACTCGCTTCTGCTTAATGGAAAACTGTTTCATGTGAGATGTGCTGCTCATGTTCTTAACTTCATAGTTCAAGATGGTTTGAAAGAGATTCATGCCGTCATTTATAATGTAAGAGAAAGTATCAAATATTTGAAAAGCTGTCCATCAAGAAAGCAAAAGTTCCAAGAATTAGTTCGTGAGGTCGGAATATCCTATGCAAGAGGCCTATGTTTGGATGTGGCAAGTCGGTGGAACTCAACCTATTATATGTTGGAGAGAGCAGTTCAATTCAAAAAAGCGTTTACATCTTTGGCGCTCATTGATTCAGGTTATAAGTTTGCACCTTCCATTGATGATTGGAGAAGAGCTGAGATTGTTTGTAAGCTTTTGAGGACATTCTACAATGCTATTAAGGTGGTTACTGGATTCCATTCCCCTACATCAAATTTGTCCTTCCATGAGATGTGGAAAGTGAGGACCATCTTACACCAAGAGGTTTCAAATGAAGATCACTTCATTGGCACCATGGCAAGGGACATGCAAAAGAGGTTCGACAAATATTGGAAGGTCTCTTATCTTCACTTGGCTATTCCGGTCATCTTAGATCCACAATTTAAAATGAAGTATGTCGAATATCGATTTACACAAGCTTTTGGTAATGAAGCTCATAAGTATGTCGGTGAAGTTTACAATGCAATGCTTGCTCTTTTTGGTGAGTATCACATGAGATCAAACTCTCAACTTATTACCCGGGAAATGCATACAAGCATAGCTAGAGAAGCTGTTGGAACATCAAGAGATATCGATTCACTTCTGGACTGGGATCAACACATCAGCCAGCAAAATAGTATTCCTAGAGATGTGGTTGGGACCTCAAGGGATGATATTGATGCACTATCAGATTGGGATCAGCATGTCAGTCAGCAAACCAATTATCAGATCGTGACAGAACTCGATAGATACTTGGAAGATGGCATTTTTCCCCGGAAgaatgattttgatattttaaattggTGGATGGTGAGCGAGACCAAATATCCAACTCTAGCACGAATAGCTCGAGATGTGTTAGCAACTCCGGCTGCTACTGTTGCTTCAGAATTGGTATTCAGCTCGGGAGGAAGATTTCTCAATGATTTTAGAAGTTCATTGAGTTGTGAAACGGCCGAGGCTCTTATTTGTACTCAAGATTGGCTGCGTGCCGGAA AAACCACTGGCATGGGGACAATTAATGACCTTGAAGATGACCTTTCGAATCTCGAACTATGA
- the LOC120261446 gene encoding zinc finger BED domain-containing protein RICESLEEPER 2-like isoform X2: MEEGVSEDVDPVASKRPRKSRSRVWNDFKKVYVGNKVKAAICNHCKSQLTAGSNGGTSHLARHLRKCPRRILLNEKPPSLPCARPAAGKASSLKDWTFDQEISRSKLARMVVLHEYPFSIVEHEGLNDFLSSLNPMFKMITPSVVKEDCLAMFEKEKKSMREKFISSCQRVALTSNMWSSKQGLEYLSLTAHFIDDEWKLQKRVLMFSMVESPRNAMAVANVILKGVREWNLDGRISNITLDDGPMNDALVTDLKENLLLRNSLLLNGKLFHVRCAAHVLNFIVQDGLKEIHAVIYNVRESIKYLKSCPSRKQKFQELVREVGISYARGLCLDVASRWNSTYYMLERAVQFKKAFTSLALIDSGYKFAPSIDDWRRAEIVCKLLRTFYNAIKVVTGFHSPTSNLSFHEMWKVRTILHQEVSNEDHFIGTMARDMQKRFDKYWKVSYLHLAIPVILDPQFKMKYVEYRFTQAFGNEAHKYVGEVYNAMLALFGEYHMRSNSQLITREMHTSIAREAVGTSRDIDSLLDWDQHISQQNSIPRDVVGTSRDDIDALSDWDQHVSQQTNYQIVTELDRYLEDGIFPRKNDFDILNWWMVSETKYPTLARIARDVLATPAATVASELVFSSGGRFLNDFRSSLSCETAEALICTQDWLRAGKTTGMGTINDLEDDLSNLEL, translated from the exons ATGGAGGAAGGTGTGTCTGAGGATGTTGATCCGGTTGCTAGCAAACGGCCGAGGAAATCGAGGTCTAGGGTTTGGAATGATTTCAAGAAGGTGTATGTTGGGAATAAAGTCAAAGCTGCGATTTGCAACCATTGCAAGTCTCAGCTCACGGCAGGCAGTAATGGTGGCACAAGCCACTTAGCAAGGCACCTCAGGAAATGCCCTAGACGTATCTTGTTGAATGAGAAGCCTCCGTCTTTGCCGTGTGCTCGGCCGGCAGCTGGGAAGGCGAGTAGTTTGAAAGATTGGACCTTTGATCAGGAGATTAGTAGGAGCAAATTGGCTAGGATGGTAGTTTTGCATGAGTATCCATTCAGCATTGTGGAACATGAGggattgaatgatttcttgtCGAGTCTTAATCCCATGTTCAAGATGATAACTCCGAGCGTCGTGAAAGAGGATTGCTTGGCCATGtttgagaaggagaagaagagcatGAGGGAGAAGTTCATTTCTTCGTGTCAACGGGTTGCGCTTACCTCCAACATGTGGAGCTCCAAGCAAGGGTTGGAGTATCTTTCTCTTACAGCGCACTTCATAGATGATGAGTGGAAGCTACAGAAGCGGGTTCTCATGTTCTCCATGGTGGAATCTCCTCGGAATGCCATGGCGGTGGCGAATGTTATCTTGAAAGGTGTTAGAGAGTGGAATCTTGATGGTCGGATTTCAAACATTACACTGGATGATGGCCCCATGAATGATGCACTTGTTACTGATTTAAAGGAGAACCTTTTGCTTAGAAACTCGCTTCTGCTTAATGGAAAACTGTTTCATGTGAGATGTGCTGCTCATGTTCTTAACTTCATAGTTCAAGATGGTTTGAAAGAGATTCATGCCGTCATTTATAATGTAAGAGAAAGTATCAAATATTTGAAAAGCTGTCCATCAAGAAAGCAAAAGTTCCAAGAATTAGTTCGTGAGGTCGGAATATCCTATGCAAGAGGCCTATGTTTGGATGTGGCAAGTCGGTGGAACTCAACCTATTATATGTTGGAGAGAGCAGTTCAATTCAAAAAAGCGTTTACATCTTTGGCGCTCATTGATTCAGGTTATAAGTTTGCACCTTCCATTGATGATTGGAGAAGAGCTGAGATTGTTTGTAAGCTTTTGAGGACATTCTACAATGCTATTAAGGTGGTTACTGGATTCCATTCCCCTACATCAAATTTGTCCTTCCATGAGATGTGGAAAGTGAGGACCATCTTACACCAAGAGGTTTCAAATGAAGATCACTTCATTGGCACCATGGCAAGGGACATGCAAAAGAGGTTCGACAAATATTGGAAGGTCTCTTATCTTCACTTGGCTATTCCGGTCATCTTAGATCCACAATTTAAAATGAAGTATGTCGAATATCGATTTACACAAGCTTTTGGTAATGAAGCTCATAAGTATGTCGGTGAAGTTTACAATGCAATGCTTGCTCTTTTTGGTGAGTATCACATGAGATCAAACTCTCAACTTATTACCCGGGAAATGCATACAAGCATAGCTAGAGAAGCTGTTGGAACATCAAGAGATATCGATTCACTTCTGGACTGGGATCAACACATCAGCCAGCAAAATAGTATTCCTAGAGATGTGGTTGGGACCTCAAGGGATGATATTGATGCACTATCAGATTGGGATCAGCATGTCAGTCAGCAAACCAATTATCAGATCGTGACAGAACTCGATAGATACTTGGAAGATGGCATTTTTCCCCGGAAgaatgattttgatattttaaattggTGGATGGTGAGCGAGACCAAATATCCAACTCTAGCACGAATAGCTCGAGATGTGTTAGCAACTCCGGCTGCTACTGTTGCTTCAGAATTGGTATTCAGCTCGGGAGGAAGATTTCTCAATGATTTTAGAAGTTCATTGAGTTGTGAAACGGCCGAGGCTCTTATTTGTACTCAAGATTGGCTGCGTGCCGGAA AAACCACTGGCATGGGGACAATTAATGACCTTGAAGATGACCTTTCGAATCTCGAACTATGA
- the LOC120260307 gene encoding uncharacterized protein LOC120260307 encodes MTRRDGVATPAEEEDESHLNPFLLHVNKKPSSSKLQFRKEISKVQWHEKLGLGEVVEKKGSIWTSTGIVRDGKLYCHIEEILFLAERGGLMLLDSDDAILNIKEIYMKIAEGRHKCSWESFEAYRHLKLLGYIVGRHCVPWTNKANTSCCNSDSFNCTSDEDVGFVEAEEKMPIIHQFKNMQIHDIIPTFDVYLPNSKFRKSSPGKPNFLLCLLRDKPPSRTELENLEKRCLGIPLKFCFVDHGRVSFFSYDRVVLPSLP; translated from the exons ATGACGAGAAGAGATGGGGTGGCAACACCagccgaagaagaagatgaaagtcACCTTAACCCCTTTCTCTTACACGTAAACAAAAAGCCCTCCTCTTCCAAGCTCCAATTCAG AAAGGAGATATCCAAGGTTCAATggcatgagaaattggggttaggTGAGGTTGTGGAAAAGAAAGGGAGTATTTGGACATCTACTGGAATTGTTCGGGATGGCAAACTCTACTGTCACATTGAGGAAATATT GTTTTTGGCTGAAAGAGGGGGATTAATGCTATTAGATTCTGATGATGCAATTCTTAAcatcaaagaaatatatatgaagATTGCAGAAGGAAGGCATAAGTGTTCCTGGGAGAGTTTTGAGGCTTATAGGCACTTGAAATTACTTGGTTATATTGTTGGGCGGCATTGTGTTCCATGGACTAATAAAGCCAACACAAGTTGCTGTAATTCTGATTCTTTCAACTGCACATCTGATGAGGATGTAGGATTTGTGGAAGCTGAGGAGAAAATGCCCATTATCCACCAGTTTAAAAATATGCAGATCCATGACATTATTCCAACTTTTGATGTTTATCTGCCTAATAGCAAGTTCAGAAAATCTTCTCCTGGAAAACCGAATTTTCTTCTTTGCCTACTAAG GGACAAGCCACCCTCAAGAACAGAATTAGAAAACCTTGAGAAGAGGTGCCTTGGTATTCCTTTAAAATTCTGTTTTGTTGATCATGGACGGGTCAGTTTCTTTTCCTACGACAGAGTTGTTCTTCCAAGTTTACCCTGA
- the LOC120260187 gene encoding cyclin-dependent kinase G1-like, with amino-acid sequence MGSVNSQEAKTTIKDFEVVNKIGDGAYGSVFKAKEKRTGDTVAIKRVDFDIGEDDEYYIPPTSLREINIMSACDHPNIIGYRTSMIDSDINAVFLVMDHAVTDLWTHLDESQECLDEITVKKLMLQLLNGVSYLHSHKIVHRDLKPNNVLLTGGAGEELKLKICDFGLSKRFESRYQEESTEYDLLSQTVASRWYRAPEILLEEKKYTAAIDVWSVGCIMAEMVMKEALFDGNTMSDQLIMISSVLGSPELESWQGLRMKVPATRLSEQGFDLLWKLLALNPKKRISAKDALKHPWFKNHSSSHSTTSMLKT; translated from the exons ATGGGCAGTGTAAACAGCCAAGAAGCcaaaacaacaatcaaagaCTTCGAAGTAGTGAACAAGATCGGCGACGGAGCTTACGGCAGCGTCTTCAAagccaaagaaaaaagaacCGGCGACACCGTCGCCATCAAACGAGTCGACTTCGACATCGGCGAAGACGATGAATATTACATCCCTCCGACTTCTCTTCGCGAGATCAACATCATGTCAGCGTGTGACCACCCGAACATCATCGGTTACAGAACGTCCATGATCGACTCCGACATCAATGCCGTCTTCTTAGTCATGGACCATGCTGTCACGGATCTCTGGACTCACTTGGATGAGTCACAAGAGTGCTTGGACGAAATCACAGTGAAGAAGCTCATGTTGCAGTTGCTTAATGGTGTATCTTATCTTCACTCTCATAAGATTGTCCACCGTGACTTGAAGCCGAATAATGTCCTCTTGACCGGTGGTGCCGGCGAGGAGTTGAAGCTCAAGATATGTGACTTCGGGCTTAGCAAGCGATTTGAGTCTCGGTATCAAGAAGAGAGCACTGAATATGATTTGTTATCTCAGACGGTGGCAAGTAGGTGGTACCGAGCGCCGGAGATTTTACTGGAAGAGAAGAAGTATACCGCGGCCATTGATGTTTGGTCGGTGGGATGTATTATGGCGGAGATGGTGATGAAGGAAGCTTTATTTGATGGGAATACAATGAGTGATCAGCTTATAATGATTTCCTCCGTGTTGGGTTCGCCGGAGTTGGAGTCATGGCAGGGGCTAAGGATGAAAGTTCCGGCGACGAGGTTGTCGGAGCAAGGGTTTGATTTGTTGTGGAAGTTGTTGGCTTTGAACCCGAAGAAGAGGATTAGTGCAAAAGATGCTCTGAAGCATCCATGGTTCAAAAACCATTCATCTTCTCATTCTACTACTA GCAtgttaaaaacttga